The Virgibacillus dokdonensis genome includes a window with the following:
- a CDS encoding ATP-dependent Clp protease ATP-binding subunit, which produces MLCQNCKQNEATVNVAMQLNDQHMQMHLCNECFRKMQGQMMDGNNNFFSQSPFSNAYGSFAESGNGSPKMGTRTRQQTGNQGNGLLDQLGKNLTDEARGGKIDPVIGRDNEVKRVIETLNRRNKNNPVLIGEPGVGKTAIAEGLASKIVEGDVPTKLLNKEIYLLDVASLVANTGVRGQFEERMKQLIQELQQRQDVILFVDEIHLLVGAGTAESSQMDAGNILKPALARGEIQLVGATTLKEYRQIEKDAALERRLQPIIVEEPTPEEAVQILKGIKDRYEKFHEVRYSDEVIVACVNLSKRYIQDRYLPDKAIDLMDEVGSRLNLNNSSKDSESIYHRLEEVKKEKEAAAEREDYERAAHLRYQEIQLQKQLEKAKGEEQDIDVDVSDIELIVEEKTGIPVTKLQADEQEKMKNLAKHLGEKVIGQQEAVNKVAKAIRRSRAGLKAKERPIGSFLFVGPTGVGKTELTKVLAEELFGTRDALIRLDMSEYMEKHAVSKIIGSPPGYVGHEEAGQLTEKVRRNPYSIVLLDEIEKAHPDVQNMFLQIMEDGHLTDSQGRTVSFKDTVIIMTSNAGTGFKTISVGFNKDKHDSVSTLERLSDYFKPEFLNRFDAIIRFNELEKEHLLEIVDLMLQELHDTIEENNISITITDEAKEKLVDVGFDARFGARPLRRVIQDKVEDQLTDLILENENVNHVQVDVINDNIVVKQA; this is translated from the coding sequence ATGTTATGTCAAAATTGTAAACAAAATGAAGCAACAGTTAATGTAGCAATGCAATTAAACGATCAACATATGCAAATGCATTTATGCAATGAATGCTTCCGTAAAATGCAAGGCCAAATGATGGATGGTAATAATAACTTTTTTTCTCAATCCCCGTTTAGCAATGCTTATGGGTCATTTGCAGAATCGGGAAATGGCTCACCGAAAATGGGAACACGCACAAGACAACAGACAGGAAATCAAGGAAATGGTCTACTTGATCAGTTAGGTAAAAATCTAACAGATGAAGCAAGGGGTGGAAAGATTGACCCAGTAATCGGACGAGATAATGAAGTGAAACGGGTTATTGAAACATTGAATCGTAGAAATAAAAACAACCCTGTTTTAATTGGTGAACCAGGCGTGGGTAAAACAGCTATTGCAGAAGGTTTAGCTTCAAAGATAGTAGAAGGTGACGTCCCAACCAAATTATTGAATAAAGAGATTTATTTGCTTGATGTAGCATCACTTGTTGCCAATACTGGTGTACGAGGACAATTTGAGGAGCGAATGAAACAATTAATTCAGGAGCTGCAACAACGTCAAGATGTGATTCTATTTGTTGATGAAATTCATTTACTAGTTGGTGCAGGAACAGCAGAAAGCTCACAAATGGATGCTGGCAACATTTTAAAACCAGCGCTTGCTAGAGGAGAGATTCAACTAGTTGGAGCAACGACACTAAAAGAATATCGTCAAATTGAAAAAGATGCAGCATTAGAACGTCGTTTACAACCAATTATCGTTGAAGAACCAACTCCGGAAGAAGCGGTGCAAATATTAAAGGGTATTAAAGATCGTTACGAAAAATTTCATGAGGTACGCTATTCTGATGAAGTTATAGTAGCTTGTGTAAACTTGTCTAAACGCTATATCCAAGATCGCTACTTACCAGATAAAGCAATTGATTTAATGGATGAAGTTGGTTCTAGACTAAATTTAAATAATTCATCTAAAGATTCTGAGTCTATTTATCATCGTTTAGAAGAAGTAAAAAAAGAAAAAGAAGCTGCGGCTGAGCGTGAAGATTATGAACGAGCAGCACACTTACGTTATCAAGAAATTCAGTTACAAAAACAGTTGGAAAAAGCAAAAGGTGAAGAGCAAGATATAGATGTAGATGTGTCTGACATTGAGTTAATTGTCGAAGAAAAAACGGGTATTCCAGTAACGAAACTACAAGCAGATGAACAAGAAAAGATGAAAAATCTTGCTAAACATCTAGGCGAAAAAGTTATTGGACAACAAGAAGCAGTTAATAAAGTAGCTAAAGCAATTCGTCGTAGTAGAGCTGGTTTAAAAGCAAAAGAACGCCCAATCGGTTCGTTCCTATTTGTTGGACCAACTGGAGTAGGTAAAACAGAATTAACAAAAGTGCTAGCTGAAGAATTGTTTGGTACAAGAGATGCGCTTATTCGACTTGACATGAGTGAATACATGGAGAAACATGCTGTATCTAAAATTATTGGTTCACCTCCTGGTTATGTAGGACATGAAGAAGCCGGACAATTAACTGAAAAAGTGCGTCGTAATCCGTATTCCATCGTTTTATTAGATGAGATTGAAAAAGCGCACCCAGATGTACAAAATATGTTCTTACAAATCATGGAGGATGGTCACTTAACAGATTCTCAAGGCAGAACAGTGAGCTTTAAAGATACTGTCATTATTATGACAAGTAATGCGGGAACTGGATTTAAAACAATAAGTGTCGGCTTTAATAAAGATAAGCACGATTCCGTCTCCACGTTGGAAAGACTAAGCGACTATTTCAAACCAGAATTTCTTAACCGTTTTGATGCGATTATTCGCTTCAATGAATTAGAAAAAGAACACCTACTAGAAATTGTTGACTTAATGCTTCAAGAGCTACATGATACAATCGAAGAAAACAATATTTCAATTACTATTACGGACGAAGCAAAAGAAAAGCTTGTTGATGTAGGATTTGATGCAAGATTTGGTGCGCGTCCACTACGAAGAGTGATTCAAGACAAAGTAGAAGACCAGTTAACGGATTTAATACTTGAAAATGAAAATGTAAATCATGTTCAAGTCGACGTTATAAACGACAATATCGTAGTTAAACAAGCTTAA
- a CDS encoding Na+/H+ antiporter family protein: MEWVVLISVLILTILSLLRVNVIIAIIAAAISAGLMSGLNIKEAVELLVSGMGGGANTALSYILLGAFAVTISYTGITSLLVTYLIRILSGKKTMLLLVIAAVASLSQNVIPVHIAFIPILIPPLLPLFDKMRLDRRAVATALTFGLKAPYILIPAGFGLIFHETIVESMKQNGASITVNETVLAMLIPGSGMIVGLLIAIFITYRKDRVVNDGMKEETSKEETKAVPFNKQHVFTLIAVAGALTAQIITGNLIIGALTGLVLMFIFFVIPFHKADQVVSEGIGMMGTIAFVMLVASGFGNVLTETGSVEALVEVSSGFLDQNKALIAFILLLVGLIVTIGIGSSFGTIPILAALYVPICLAAGFSPLATAALIGTAGALGDAGSPASDSTLGPTSGLNADGRHHHIWDTVVPTFIHYNIPLFIFGWVAAIIL; encoded by the coding sequence ATGGAATGGGTCGTCCTTATATCTGTTCTCATATTAACCATATTAAGTTTGTTACGTGTAAATGTCATTATCGCTATTATTGCAGCTGCGATTAGTGCTGGTTTGATGTCTGGGCTAAATATAAAAGAAGCTGTTGAACTGTTAGTTAGTGGAATGGGTGGTGGTGCCAATACTGCATTAAGTTATATATTATTGGGTGCTTTTGCTGTAACAATTAGCTATACAGGTATTACATCATTATTAGTAACTTACCTTATTCGAATATTATCAGGTAAAAAGACGATGCTTTTACTCGTAATAGCAGCTGTAGCATCACTATCACAAAACGTCATTCCTGTTCACATTGCATTTATTCCAATACTTATCCCACCTTTATTGCCACTATTTGATAAAATGCGATTAGATCGGCGTGCAGTGGCGACGGCATTAACGTTTGGGTTAAAAGCTCCCTATATTCTAATTCCGGCAGGATTTGGCCTCATTTTCCATGAAACGATTGTGGAGAGTATGAAGCAAAATGGGGCGAGTATCACAGTGAACGAAACGGTGTTAGCTATGCTCATTCCAGGTTCAGGGATGATTGTAGGTTTGCTGATCGCTATTTTTATTACGTACCGTAAAGATCGTGTAGTCAATGATGGAATGAAAGAAGAGACATCAAAGGAAGAAACAAAGGCGGTACCATTCAACAAACAACATGTATTTACACTTATAGCAGTTGCTGGTGCTTTAACGGCGCAAATTATAACAGGCAACCTCATTATAGGAGCTCTTACGGGGCTTGTGCTCATGTTTATATTTTTTGTTATTCCTTTTCATAAAGCAGATCAAGTTGTCAGTGAAGGTATCGGCATGATGGGAACAATTGCTTTTGTCATGCTTGTGGCCTCAGGTTTTGGAAATGTATTGACAGAAACAGGTTCCGTAGAAGCGCTTGTAGAAGTATCTTCGGGGTTTTTAGATCAAAATAAGGCCCTTATTGCTTTCATTTTGTTGCTAGTAGGACTTATCGTTACGATTGGGATCGGCTCTTCTTTTGGAACCATTCCTATCTTAGCCGCATTGTATGTTCCCATTTGCTTAGCTGCAGGCTTTTCTCCATTAGCTACAGCTGCATTAATTGGAACGGCAGGTGCACTAGGTGATGCAGGGTCGCCAGCTTCAGATAGTACATTAGGTCCAACTTCAGGATTAAATGCTGACGGCAGACATCACCATATTTGGGACACGGTGGTACCAACTTTTATACACTATAACATTCCCCTATTTATTTTTGGTTGGGTAGCTGCTATTATTTTGTAA
- the mbcS gene encoding acyl-CoA synthetase MbcS, with product MKREALIPPKAYNIAMEIERHANSKNKLALIKENEFGETDQLTYKELVKRANQIGNVFLKAGLKKGDKILIMVNRSFEAYEVYLAALKTGIIIIPSSEMLKTKDLQYRVSHGEISGVVSLYRFANQFEGIREYDQLHKFVIGEAVDGWVFLDEEKKQVSEQLEIVDTNREDTAFLPYTSGTTGNPKGVVHSHAWGYAHLNAAAYNWLAIQDGDRVWATAGPGWQKWVWSPFLSVLGTGATGFFYTGKFNAEKHLQLIDDYQINIICSTPTEYRMMAKVDSLPHYNLMSLHSAVSAGEPLNVEVIDIFRHHFNITVRDGYGQTENTLLLGFTKDMQVRPGSMGKPTPGNNVEVIDENGDPLGPNEVGDIAVRLDSPALFSEYYKDTERTSMAKRGLYYITGDRAYKDEDGFFWFEGRSDDIIISSGYTIGPFEVEDALIRHAAVQDCAVVASPDEIRGNVVKAFIVLREGFQPSDQLIEELQNHVKTITGPYKYPRKVEFMDDLPKTTSGKTRRVELRNKEKMVNK from the coding sequence TTGAAAAGGGAAGCACTTATTCCGCCAAAAGCTTATAATATTGCCATGGAGATAGAGCGTCACGCCAACAGCAAGAATAAACTAGCACTGATAAAGGAGAATGAATTTGGAGAAACCGATCAGCTTACATATAAGGAGCTAGTAAAGCGAGCTAACCAAATTGGTAACGTTTTCTTAAAAGCTGGCTTAAAAAAAGGTGACAAAATTTTAATTATGGTCAATCGCTCTTTTGAAGCCTATGAAGTATATCTGGCTGCATTGAAAACAGGAATCATTATTATTCCTAGTTCCGAAATGTTAAAAACGAAAGATTTGCAATACCGTGTATCACACGGAGAAATAAGTGGTGTCGTTAGTTTGTATCGTTTCGCAAACCAGTTCGAAGGAATACGTGAATATGATCAGTTACATAAATTTGTTATTGGTGAAGCGGTAGATGGATGGGTATTTTTGGATGAAGAAAAGAAACAAGTTAGTGAGCAATTAGAAATTGTTGATACGAATAGAGAAGATACCGCTTTTTTACCATACACATCAGGTACAACTGGGAATCCAAAAGGGGTTGTCCATAGCCATGCTTGGGGGTACGCTCACTTAAATGCAGCTGCATATAATTGGCTTGCTATCCAAGATGGAGATCGTGTATGGGCGACAGCAGGGCCTGGTTGGCAAAAATGGGTGTGGAGCCCGTTTTTATCCGTTCTTGGAACAGGTGCAACAGGTTTTTTTTACACCGGAAAATTTAACGCTGAAAAACATTTACAATTAATAGATGATTATCAAATAAACATAATATGCAGCACGCCGACAGAATATCGTATGATGGCGAAAGTCGATAGCCTTCCACACTATAATCTAATGTCCCTACATAGCGCTGTATCAGCAGGGGAGCCACTAAACGTTGAAGTAATAGACATATTTAGGCATCATTTTAATATTACTGTACGAGATGGATATGGACAAACGGAGAACACATTATTGCTCGGGTTTACAAAGGATATGCAGGTGAGGCCGGGATCAATGGGAAAGCCTACTCCAGGTAATAATGTAGAGGTAATTGATGAAAATGGTGATCCACTAGGTCCAAATGAAGTCGGAGATATTGCAGTGAGATTAGATAGCCCAGCTTTATTTTCTGAATATTATAAGGATACAGAGCGTACCAGTATGGCTAAACGAGGTTTGTATTATATAACGGGGGATCGTGCCTATAAGGACGAGGATGGCTTTTTCTGGTTTGAAGGAAGAAGTGATGATATTATTATTAGCTCTGGCTATACGATTGGTCCTTTTGAAGTGGAAGATGCGCTTATAAGGCATGCAGCCGTACAAGACTGTGCAGTCGTTGCAAGCCCTGATGAAATAAGAGGAAATGTAGTAAAAGCATTTATTGTTCTTCGGGAAGGATTCCAACCGAGTGATCAGCTAATAGAAGAATTACAAAATCATGTAAAAACGATAACGGGGCCCTATAAGTATCCAAGAAAAGTTGAATTTATGGATGATTTACCAAAAACAACATCTGGTAAGACGAGGAGAGTAGAATTACGTAATAAAGAAAAGATGGTAAATAAATAG
- a CDS encoding ComEC/Rec2 family competence protein → MYKRQHISIIILTIFITFIPFQSVHSDNAAKDMQVHFINVGQGDSIYIRTPSSKHILIDGGPPKYGKKVVNYLKQQGVKKLDLVVATHPDIDHIGGLVTVMKQLEIKKMLDSGKLHTTKRYSKYIQELVKQEIPISIAKMDEEIELDPSLNIQVLNTYQPSRTNNQSSIVLQVSYKQVDFLFMGDVEMKQEKDIRKKVDASVEILKVAHHGSKTSSSLSFLQSIQPNIAILTYHKNNRYGHPVERVIHHLYKVGASIYSTGALGHLVIRTDGTTYMVEPEKEPYDALYAS, encoded by the coding sequence ATGTACAAAAGACAGCATATTTCTATAATAATTCTCACTATATTTATTACTTTTATTCCTTTTCAATCTGTACATAGTGATAATGCTGCAAAGGATATGCAAGTTCATTTTATTAATGTCGGTCAAGGTGACAGTATATATATTCGAACCCCGAGTAGTAAACATATTTTAATCGATGGCGGACCGCCAAAATATGGTAAAAAGGTAGTCAATTACTTAAAGCAGCAAGGTGTAAAAAAATTAGATTTAGTAGTAGCGACACATCCAGACATAGATCATATTGGCGGGCTCGTCACCGTAATGAAGCAATTGGAAATAAAAAAGATGTTAGATTCCGGTAAGCTGCATACAACGAAAAGGTATTCCAAATATATTCAGGAGCTTGTAAAACAGGAAATTCCTATATCAATTGCAAAAATGGACGAAGAAATAGAGCTTGATCCATCATTAAATATTCAAGTACTCAATACGTATCAACCATCTAGGACGAATAATCAATCTTCTATCGTTTTACAAGTATCGTATAAACAAGTTGATTTTTTATTTATGGGGGATGTAGAAATGAAACAAGAAAAAGATATTCGAAAAAAAGTCGATGCATCAGTCGAAATATTGAAAGTCGCACATCATGGATCGAAAACAAGTTCCTCGCTCTCGTTTTTGCAATCCATCCAGCCGAATATAGCTATTTTAACGTATCACAAGAATAACCGTTATGGGCATCCAGTTGAAAGAGTGATTCATCATTTATATAAAGTAGGAGCTTCCATATATTCAACTGGAGCGTTAGGGCATCTAGTAATTCGTACAGATGGGACAACCTATATGGTCGAGCCGGAAAAAGAACCTTATGATGCTTTATATGCCAGTTAA
- a CDS encoding YfkD family protein, producing MVLGPNQLLAEEKKETSFNIPSHVLNISKDNTFPNSTEDEEVIEPSELTKELTDSLDIKIENPVLIKMLNETTLNPSPIAFGYRGMVYLGRWPLNYESLETTINWEYQQVNKNELNNTSGSEPQEINYIQQEQKEIKGALTNKISKPSDVKKMMLLTAKEKTKLPLSYQTVIGKNTKKDNTYKVPSDKLAVLQSYAPAVNEKGQVTFGEVYVKLKGSDKSIAVKNVTKQGIGAWIPIQDHVSFSYKLK from the coding sequence ATGGTGCTTGGACCAAATCAATTACTAGCTGAAGAAAAGAAAGAGACTTCTTTTAATATCCCTAGCCATGTACTAAATATTTCAAAAGATAATACTTTTCCTAATTCTACAGAGGATGAAGAAGTAATTGAGCCAAGTGAATTAACGAAAGAATTAACAGATAGTTTAGATATTAAAATTGAAAATCCAGTGTTAATTAAAATGTTAAATGAAACAACTTTAAACCCATCTCCAATTGCTTTTGGTTATCGAGGAATGGTTTATTTAGGACGTTGGCCATTAAATTATGAATCGCTGGAAACAACGATTAATTGGGAATACCAGCAAGTAAATAAAAATGAGTTGAATAATACAAGTGGGTCAGAGCCTCAAGAAATAAACTATATACAACAAGAACAAAAAGAAATCAAAGGAGCATTGACGAATAAAATCAGCAAACCATCTGATGTGAAAAAAATGATGTTGCTCACAGCAAAAGAAAAAACGAAACTGCCTCTTTCGTATCAGACAGTTATTGGAAAAAACACAAAAAAAGATAATACGTATAAAGTGCCCAGTGATAAACTTGCCGTTCTCCAATCGTATGCGCCAGCAGTAAATGAAAAAGGACAAGTTACATTTGGGGAAGTATATGTGAAGTTAAAGGGATCCGATAAATCCATTGCTGTCAAAAACGTGACGAAACAAGGAATTGGAGCTTGGATTCCCATTCAAGATCATGTCTCCTTCTCTTATAAATTAAAATAA
- the pdaA gene encoding delta-lactam-biosynthetic de-N-acetylase has product MRKRFSICAVLVILATLYTPLSSLASGYGWGYSKNEVHKIPDIGKYASLLEKYNAYYADPSGEKNVYVTFDNGYEQGYTADILDVLKKHQVPATFFVTGHYVKEEPELVKRMVKEGHIVGNHSYHHPDFTIMNKKNIQEELESLEEAVAAISDQKDMKYLRPPRGMFNKDTLEWANELGYIHIFWSLAFKDWETDKQKGWKYAFDQVKEQIHPGAIILLHTVSSDNAKALEKMIRALQKQGYSFKSLDDLVLRNKLPEAIYGL; this is encoded by the coding sequence ATGAGAAAAAGATTTTCTATATGTGCAGTTTTAGTTATATTGGCTACCTTATATACACCACTTTCATCTTTAGCATCTGGCTATGGATGGGGGTACAGTAAAAACGAAGTGCATAAAATCCCTGATATTGGAAAATATGCAAGCCTGCTTGAAAAATACAATGCGTATTATGCAGATCCATCTGGAGAAAAAAATGTATACGTAACATTTGATAATGGCTACGAACAAGGTTATACAGCTGATATCTTAGATGTATTAAAAAAGCACCAAGTTCCAGCAACTTTTTTTGTTACAGGGCACTACGTAAAAGAAGAACCTGAATTAGTAAAACGTATGGTAAAAGAAGGGCATATTGTCGGTAACCACTCGTATCATCATCCTGATTTTACGATTATGAATAAAAAAAATATACAAGAAGAATTAGAATCATTGGAGGAAGCAGTTGCAGCAATTTCCGATCAAAAAGATATGAAATACTTACGTCCGCCAAGAGGAATGTTTAATAAAGATACATTAGAATGGGCGAATGAATTGGGATATATTCACATCTTTTGGTCGCTTGCCTTTAAAGATTGGGAGACAGATAAGCAAAAAGGGTGGAAATATGCATTTGATCAAGTAAAAGAGCAAATTCATCCAGGTGCGATCATTTTATTACACACTGTTTCCTCCGATAATGCAAAAGCACTTGAAAAAATGATTCGTGCGTTACAAAAACAGGGCTACTCATTTAAAAGCCTTGATGATCTGGTGTTAAGAAATAAACTTCCTGAAGCTATATACGGCTTGTAG
- a CDS encoding OsmC family protein: MKLHLKEHGFRTELDFGQLDISGDEEFGFRPYQLMVASIASCSGSVFRQILQKQRTDVHDMQINATVERNKDEANRIEKIALTFIIKGSHLDAEKLYKSLHVARNNCSMVRSVEDSIEIVERIEIIELSR, from the coding sequence ATGAAATTACATTTAAAAGAACATGGTTTTAGAACTGAATTAGACTTTGGTCAGTTAGATATTTCTGGAGATGAGGAATTTGGCTTTCGCCCGTATCAACTAATGGTTGCTTCGATCGCTAGTTGCAGTGGTTCAGTCTTTCGTCAAATCCTTCAAAAGCAGCGCACAGACGTTCATGACATGCAAATTAATGCTACTGTTGAAAGAAATAAAGATGAAGCAAACCGCATCGAGAAAATAGCGCTTACTTTTATTATTAAAGGTAGTCATTTAGATGCAGAAAAATTGTACAAAAGCTTACATGTAGCCCGTAATAACTGCTCTATGGTGCGTTCTGTGGAGGACAGTATTGAAATTGTAGAGAGAATAGAAATTATTGAACTTAGCAGATGA